One region of Hydrogenobaculum sp. Y04AAS1 genomic DNA includes:
- a CDS encoding DUF4416 family protein has product MPIFAILYNKNYEENLYTALEMLGDFGGFCMSEHFYFENLQKYYSKEMEKPLFKVYLYAKNLFEDADILSLKLKTMEIEKLFSINSKRTVNIDPGYINKQHLILASSKERGARIHIGKHIFLEMEYIYIYKDFKPFYWTYQDYRYEKVKLFFKMSRDYYLSAI; this is encoded by the coding sequence TTGCCGATATTTGCCATACTTTATAATAAAAACTATGAAGAAAATTTATACACCGCATTAGAAATGCTTGGAGATTTTGGTGGATTTTGTATGTCGGAGCATTTTTACTTTGAAAATCTTCAAAAATATTACTCAAAAGAAATGGAAAAACCTCTTTTCAAAGTTTACCTCTACGCAAAAAACCTTTTTGAAGATGCAGATATTTTAAGTCTAAAGCTAAAAACAATGGAGATAGAAAAACTCTTTAGTATAAATTCTAAAAGGACCGTTAACATAGACCCTGGTTATATAAATAAACAACATCTTATTTTGGCTTCTTCAAAAGAAAGAGGTGCTAGAATTCATATAGGTAAACACATATTTTTAGAGATGGAGTATATCTATATCTATAAAGATTTTAAGCCCTTTTACTGGACTTATCAAGATTATAGATACGAAAAAGTAAAGCTGTTTTTCAAAATGTCAAGAGATTATTATCTTAGTGCTATCTAG
- the argC gene encoding N-acetyl-gamma-glutamyl-phosphate reductase: MEQEIIKVGIAGFTGYTGLELLRILSKHPKVKITSLSSSTHYDKYLYDVLDFANIENIKITKELEDMDVVFLALPHEASLDQVPFYASKGVKIIDLSGAFRLKDKNIFKEYYNLEYKLEHESIVQEVIYGLPELFREDIRKANIVSNPGCYPTAVILGVLPIVKNTSYRKPIIVNAVSGVSGAGAKLKQEFHFPYMEQNAFYYGIGKHRHTPEMSLHLGLEVQFSPMVIPASRGMIANIKLFDIEEMDFKALYENFYKDEPFVKLTDKPPHTKWVIGTNMCYIYIYYHKSLKMLEIISAIDNLGKGASSQAVQNMNIMFGLEETLGIDTFPVIP, encoded by the coding sequence ATGGAGCAAGAGATAATAAAAGTTGGTATAGCTGGATTTACTGGCTATACCGGTTTAGAACTTTTAAGAATATTATCAAAACATCCTAAAGTAAAGATAACGTCTTTATCTTCTTCTACACACTACGATAAGTACCTATACGATGTTTTAGATTTTGCCAATATAGAAAACATTAAAATCACAAAAGAGCTTGAAGATATGGATGTGGTGTTTTTAGCTTTGCCTCATGAGGCTTCTTTAGACCAAGTTCCTTTTTACGCTTCTAAAGGTGTAAAAATTATAGATTTGTCTGGGGCTTTTAGATTAAAAGATAAAAATATCTTTAAAGAATACTACAATTTAGAGTATAAGCTTGAGCATGAGTCTATTGTTCAAGAGGTTATTTACGGCTTACCGGAGCTTTTTAGAGAAGATATAAGAAAAGCCAATATCGTATCAAATCCAGGATGTTATCCTACTGCGGTGATACTGGGAGTTCTTCCTATTGTAAAAAATACCTCTTATAGAAAGCCTATAATAGTAAACGCTGTTTCTGGGGTTTCTGGGGCTGGTGCTAAGTTAAAGCAAGAATTTCATTTTCCATACATGGAACAAAACGCTTTTTACTACGGCATAGGAAAGCATAGACATACCCCGGAGATGTCTTTGCACCTTGGTTTAGAAGTGCAGTTTAGCCCTATGGTTATCCCGGCTTCAAGGGGGATGATTGCAAACATAAAGCTTTTTGATATAGAAGAGATGGATTTTAAAGCCCTTTATGAGAATTTTTACAAAGATGAACCTTTTGTAAAACTAACAGATAAACCACCCCACACTAAATGGGTAATAGGTACAAATATGTGCTATATATATATTTATTATCATAAAAGCTTAAAAATGCTTGAAATAATAAGCGCTATAGATAACCTTGGTAAAGGGGCCTCTTCTCAAGCTGTCCAAAATATGAATATCATGTTTGGTTTAGAAGAAACGCTTGGTATTGACACATTTCCTGTGATACCTTGA
- the rpsI gene encoding 30S ribosomal protein S9, whose amino-acid sequence MATVVRNFKVLEDNSYHGVGKRKDSVARVWLVKNANGFIVKARDSQKEYDMREYLQRDSSFAKVLLPFNITNTNGKFGVYAIVNGGGLSAQAEAIMYGIADALLTYNPNFRTTLKKAGLLKVDARIKERKKYGKMGARAKFRWSKR is encoded by the coding sequence ATGGCAACAGTGGTTAGAAATTTTAAGGTTTTAGAAGATAACTCTTATCACGGTGTAGGTAAGAGAAAAGACAGCGTAGCTAGAGTATGGCTTGTCAAAAATGCCAATGGTTTTATAGTAAAAGCTAGAGACTCACAAAAAGAGTACGATATGAGAGAGTATCTCCAAAGAGACAGCTCTTTTGCTAAAGTGCTTTTGCCCTTTAACATTACAAATACCAACGGTAAATTTGGTGTTTACGCTATAGTAAACGGTGGCGGTTTGTCTGCTCAAGCAGAAGCTATAATGTATGGCATAGCCGATGCACTTTTGACCTATAATCCAAATTTTAGAACTACCCTCAAAAAAGCAGGTCTACTCAAAGTGGACGCTCGCATTAAAGAACGTAAAAAATATGGTAAGATGGGTGCTCGTGCCAAATTTAGATGGAGCAAGAGATAA
- the rplM gene encoding 50S ribosomal protein L13, translated as MDSVKTIRPKPQDIKREYWIIDAKDMVLGRLAAKCASILRGKHKPIYQPDVDCGDFVIVINSKLVKTTGNKLRDKVYKFHTNHPGGLKEKSLGFMLETNPNQVIMLAVKRMLPKNRLGHRILKRLKVYETDKHPHIAQNPKPLK; from the coding sequence ATGGATAGCGTGAAGACTATAAGGCCAAAACCACAGGATATTAAAAGAGAGTATTGGATAATAGACGCTAAGGATATGGTGTTAGGAAGACTTGCGGCTAAATGTGCCAGTATCTTAAGGGGCAAGCACAAGCCTATATATCAACCGGATGTAGATTGTGGTGATTTTGTAATAGTTATAAACTCTAAACTAGTAAAAACCACAGGTAATAAGCTAAGAGATAAAGTCTATAAGTTTCATACAAACCATCCAGGCGGCCTCAAAGAGAAGTCTCTTGGTTTCATGTTGGAAACCAATCCAAACCAAGTTATTATGTTGGCGGTAAAGAGGATGCTACCTAAAAATAGGCTTGGTCATAGGATATTGAAAAGGTTGAAAGTTTATGAAACCGATAAGCATCCTCATATAGCTCAAAACCCTAAACCTCTTAAGTAA
- the alr gene encoding alanine racemase: protein MRIVLELLKENILNNISQIYNSVNKPIIAVVKANAYGMGSAEVSKVLDDNPYVKSFAVACIEEAVELREVDVKKPILVLGGVLDLKDVEYLKHYKLTPVISSAYQFDMIKNAGIDFHVKLDTGMGRLGFFELQEDIIGHPNLKGIMTHLASPLDKDYSAFQIQKFKNIVKSLKRNSIEIHYQSSAGLMYEKDFTTAIRIGLAMYGEKPYEGFDIPIKPIYKVKAKVISLKNFKKGDKISYGGTYTLTKDATIGVVSMGYADGIPKSLANKWYFDFNGAKLPMVGAVTMDMTMFELPEGVNIKIGDYVDFVNEGQTFSMASKIVKTIPYELMCRMGKRVKRVVV, encoded by the coding sequence ATGAGAATAGTTTTAGAGCTTTTAAAAGAAAACATTTTAAACAACATAAGCCAAATATACAATAGTGTGAATAAACCCATCATTGCTGTGGTAAAGGCAAATGCCTATGGCATGGGAAGTGCTGAGGTTTCTAAAGTTCTTGATGATAATCCCTATGTAAAATCTTTTGCGGTGGCTTGCATAGAAGAAGCTGTAGAGTTAAGAGAAGTCGATGTAAAAAAACCTATCCTTGTACTAGGAGGTGTTCTTGACCTAAAAGATGTAGAATATCTAAAACATTATAAACTTACGCCGGTTATTTCAAGTGCCTATCAGTTTGATATGATAAAGAATGCCGGTATAGACTTTCACGTAAAGTTGGACACTGGTATGGGAAGGTTGGGATTTTTTGAGCTTCAAGAGGATATAATCGGTCATCCTAATTTAAAAGGTATTATGACTCACCTTGCTTCACCGCTAGATAAAGATTATAGCGCTTTTCAAATACAAAAGTTTAAAAATATTGTTAAAAGCTTAAAAAGAAATAGTATTGAAATACACTATCAAAGTTCTGCTGGGCTTATGTATGAAAAAGACTTTACAACGGCTATAAGAATAGGCCTTGCAATGTACGGTGAGAAACCATATGAAGGCTTTGACATACCTATAAAGCCAATATACAAAGTAAAAGCTAAGGTTATATCGTTAAAAAATTTTAAAAAGGGCGATAAAATCTCTTACGGAGGGACATATACTTTGACAAAAGATGCTACTATAGGCGTAGTTTCTATGGGATATGCCGATGGTATTCCAAAATCTCTTGCCAACAAATGGTATTTTGACTTTAACGGTGCAAAGCTTCCAATGGTTGGTGCAGTGACTATGGATATGACGATGTTTGAACTTCCCGAGGGAGTAAATATAAAAATAGGAGATTATGTTGATTTTGTAAACGAAGGGCAAACGTTTTCTATGGCTTCTAAAATCGTAAAAACAATACCTTATGAGTTGATGTGTAGGATGGGCAAGCGGGTAAAAAGAGTAGTGGTTTAA
- the lpxI gene encoding UDP-2,3-diacylglucosamine diphosphatase LpxI (LpxI, functionally equivalent to LpxH, replaces it in LPS biosynthesis in a minority of bacteria.) produces MKIGLIAGAGELPEIFRKNALKNGDEVFTIGVNDITTIKSDITFPIGKLSKLVEFLKEKNVEQIVMLGKFEHKLSLDPRDYDIKAISILASLKDRKPSSIVKAFIKFMEEEGLKFLDPKPYLSELLIEKRGLLNDVELDKNVVEDIEFGAKIAKNIADMDIGQTVVVKQKAVVAVEAMEGTDKTILRAFDIAGKGIVVIKSARTNQDFRIDVPTVGIDTLNTLKETKAKAIAIQKGKVYVLEKEKFIKMANRFGIGVYAYE; encoded by the coding sequence ATGAAAATAGGTCTTATAGCTGGTGCTGGAGAACTACCAGAAATATTTAGAAAAAATGCCTTAAAAAACGGTGATGAAGTTTTTACCATAGGCGTAAACGATATCACTACGATTAAATCAGATATAACGTTTCCTATTGGTAAGCTATCAAAGCTTGTAGAGTTTTTAAAAGAAAAAAACGTAGAGCAAATAGTTATGCTTGGTAAATTTGAACATAAATTAAGCTTAGATCCGAGAGATTATGATATAAAAGCTATTTCTATATTAGCTTCATTGAAAGATAGAAAACCATCTAGCATAGTAAAGGCTTTTATAAAGTTTATGGAAGAGGAAGGGCTTAAATTTTTGGATCCAAAACCTTATTTATCTGAGCTTTTAATAGAAAAAAGGGGACTTTTAAACGATGTAGAGTTAGATAAAAATGTTGTTGAAGATATAGAGTTTGGCGCAAAGATAGCAAAGAATATTGCCGATATGGATATAGGCCAAACGGTGGTGGTAAAACAAAAAGCCGTTGTGGCTGTGGAGGCTATGGAAGGCACAGACAAAACTATTCTTAGGGCTTTTGATATAGCTGGTAAAGGTATTGTTGTGATAAAATCAGCTCGTACAAATCAAGATTTTAGGATAGATGTGCCCACCGTTGGTATAGATACGTTAAATACTTTAAAAGAGACAAAGGCAAAAGCCATAGCTATTCAAAAAGGTAAAGTTTACGTACTTGAAAAAGAAAAGTTCATTAAAATGGCTAACCGTTTTGGTATAGGTGTATACGCTTATGAATAG
- a CDS encoding HAMP domain-containing sensor histidine kinase, protein MGFVAISTSFVLHKILINYMYTYLNNQAKPVIEFYSIYSNNLAKEAKDMIDDITSENITAVVLSSNGSVLSVGSFEDSEKPIPINSYILNLFLKKSMGTFEEDGEDYAYIVKKTKDVYFVVIGRLREINKVIKQFIYMLIVLTVGIVIFSVLTIYTILNRILKQLDDITRISENIYAGNMDIDIPDSSTSDEFGIMFRAFKNMVEKLNNTIKIQKNFIADVSHEFKTPISYIKAQIEFILTGVYQEDEVFGVLKKVYKQTDVLSKFTEDLLALARLESNIPISKTELDVVLLLNQLKEEFAIQNRNIILDIKSQDTWIADPHYLKIAVKNLLENAIKYSDKDIILGYTGDCIYVKDFGPGIPKESLPFIFERFYRVSKDKRGLGLGLSIVKAVAQVHNFNLKVEVKDGTTFYICK, encoded by the coding sequence ATGGGTTTTGTAGCCATTAGCACATCATTTGTTCTTCATAAAATCCTAATAAACTATATGTACACATATCTAAACAATCAAGCAAAACCTGTTATAGAGTTCTATTCTATATATTCAAACAATCTTGCTAAAGAGGCTAAAGATATGATAGACGACATTACATCCGAAAATATAACTGCTGTTGTGCTATCTTCAAATGGTAGTGTGCTAAGTGTAGGGTCTTTTGAAGATTCTGAAAAACCTATACCCATAAACAGCTATATTTTAAATCTATTTTTAAAGAAGTCAATGGGTACTTTTGAAGAGGACGGAGAAGATTACGCTTACATAGTCAAAAAAACAAAAGATGTGTATTTTGTGGTAATAGGCAGATTAAGAGAGATAAATAAAGTAATAAAGCAATTTATTTATATGCTTATTGTTCTTACGGTAGGTATTGTCATATTTTCTGTACTTACCATATATACAATTTTAAACAGGATATTGAAACAGCTTGATGATATCACAAGAATATCTGAAAATATATACGCTGGTAATATGGATATAGATATTCCAGATAGTAGTACCAGCGATGAATTCGGAATAATGTTTAGGGCTTTCAAAAACATGGTAGAAAAATTAAACAACACCATAAAAATTCAGAAAAACTTTATAGCGGATGTTTCTCACGAATTTAAAACGCCAATTAGCTATATAAAAGCTCAAATTGAGTTTATTTTGACAGGAGTTTATCAAGAAGATGAGGTGTTTGGCGTGCTTAAGAAGGTTTATAAACAGACGGACGTGCTTAGCAAGTTTACAGAAGACCTTTTGGCTTTGGCTCGTTTAGAATCAAATATACCTATTTCAAAGACTGAGTTAGATGTGGTTTTGCTTCTTAATCAACTAAAAGAAGAGTTTGCTATTCAGAATAGAAATATCATTCTTGATATTAAAAGCCAAGATACTTGGATAGCAGACCCACACTATTTAAAAATAGCTGTGAAAAATCTTTTGGAAAATGCTATAAAGTATTCTGATAAAGATATCATACTTGGATATACTGGTGATTGTATATATGTGAAAGATTTTGGGCCTGGTATACCTAAAGAGAGTTTACCTTTTATATTTGAACGTTTTTACAGGGTTTCAAAAGATAAAAGAGGTCTTGGCCTAGGGCTTTCTATAGTAAAAGCGGTGGCCCAAGTGCATAATTTTAACCTAAAAGTAGAAGTAAAAGACGGCACAACTTTTTATATATGCAAATGA
- the infB gene encoding translation initiation factor IF-2: MSKKKSGIRLKDFVETYGLEDRVDEIKSVLREWRSKNISQVTQYIEEEDKDFLIDYYELSEAVLVEETPKTVAKEIEKERIKSAKSQKPTSKKPQVKSVQTPKKQEVPARKPEIKQETKDQVVLSEPKKEEQLSAPVLSETFQPVESKPVAEEKPKEKIEQDKSVGKPVKRMDKVVEENIAQEQLKQEPLTEIKPSEEKLVVQEKKEHTEEKSKIKEEKQEKAKEELIQVKAEKQEKVETKQESQKVSSQKPKKEPQKPSPPKEEVKKEEEIKIIEIPEVISVREFAELLGVGPNQIIKELFQEGILVTINQNIDPNLAAKIADKLGYLAEIKKPEIVIEEETEEEEDQSKLKSRPPVVVVMGHVDHGKTTLLDTIRKTNVAAKEKGGITQHIGASMVKTKEGKLITFLDTPGHEAFTSLRARGAQVTDVAILVVAADDGVMPQTIEAINHAKAFNVPMVVAVNKIDKPGADPSRVRRELSEVGIIPEEWGGDTVFVDVSAKTGQGVDELLDMVMLVADMLELKANPDKKAKGTIIESRLDKQKGPVATVLVTEGTLKVGDIFAVGATYGRVRAMMDSLSHRVKQAMPSMAVEIIGFEEVPEAGDVLKVVDSEKQAKELAQIRKMAKEQEKNKELGISLDDIFKKIKEGEVKELKLIVKADAVGSLEAIKKSLSDIKTSEVSIKVIHEGVGSITEGDVMLAKAAKAIILGFNVRPDAKAKEAAEREKVDIRVYGIIYELLDDVKKAISGMLSPVKKEITLGLAEVRATFKVKGAGTVAGCYVLEGKIVRNQRARLIRNGVVIYDGKIESLKRFKEDVNEVARGYECGIKLENYNDIKMKDEIECYEIKEEKQTL; the protein is encoded by the coding sequence ATGTCAAAGAAAAAAAGCGGTATAAGGTTAAAAGATTTTGTTGAAACCTACGGTTTAGAGGACAGAGTAGACGAAATAAAAAGTGTACTTAGAGAATGGCGTAGCAAAAACATATCCCAAGTTACGCAGTATATAGAAGAAGAAGATAAAGATTTTTTGATAGATTACTATGAGCTTTCCGAAGCTGTGCTTGTTGAGGAAACTCCAAAAACTGTTGCTAAAGAAATAGAAAAAGAGCGTATTAAATCTGCTAAAAGCCAAAAACCAACTTCTAAAAAACCTCAAGTAAAATCAGTGCAAACACCAAAAAAACAAGAAGTTCCAGCAAGAAAGCCAGAAATAAAACAAGAAACAAAAGATCAAGTTGTTCTATCAGAGCCAAAGAAAGAAGAGCAACTATCAGCACCAGTACTCTCAGAGACTTTTCAACCTGTAGAATCAAAACCTGTAGCGGAAGAAAAACCAAAAGAAAAGATAGAGCAAGATAAATCTGTTGGAAAACCTGTAAAGCGTATGGATAAGGTTGTTGAGGAAAATATTGCTCAAGAACAGCTAAAACAAGAACCTTTAACTGAAATAAAGCCCAGTGAAGAAAAGCTGGTAGTTCAAGAAAAGAAAGAACATACTGAAGAAAAAAGCAAGATAAAAGAAGAAAAACAAGAGAAGGCAAAAGAAGAGCTAATACAGGTAAAAGCTGAAAAACAAGAAAAAGTTGAAACAAAGCAAGAATCTCAAAAAGTGTCTTCTCAAAAGCCTAAAAAAGAACCCCAAAAACCATCTCCACCAAAAGAAGAAGTAAAGAAAGAGGAAGAAATAAAGATAATAGAAATTCCTGAAGTGATATCTGTAAGAGAGTTCGCCGAGCTTTTAGGAGTAGGCCCAAATCAAATTATAAAAGAACTTTTCCAAGAAGGCATATTAGTAACCATAAATCAGAATATAGATCCTAACTTAGCTGCTAAAATAGCTGATAAGCTTGGATATCTAGCGGAGATAAAAAAACCGGAGATAGTTATAGAAGAGGAAACGGAAGAAGAGGAAGATCAATCAAAGCTAAAATCACGTCCTCCGGTAGTAGTAGTGATGGGGCACGTAGACCATGGTAAAACTACGCTTCTTGATACCATAAGAAAAACAAACGTCGCTGCCAAAGAAAAAGGCGGCATAACCCAACACATAGGGGCATCGATGGTGAAAACCAAAGAAGGAAAACTCATAACCTTCTTAGATACTCCAGGTCACGAAGCGTTTACAAGTTTGCGCGCTAGAGGTGCTCAGGTAACAGATGTTGCTATATTGGTTGTGGCAGCTGATGATGGTGTTATGCCCCAAACTATAGAAGCTATAAATCATGCTAAAGCTTTTAACGTGCCAATGGTGGTAGCAGTTAACAAGATAGATAAGCCAGGTGCTGACCCTTCTAGAGTAAGAAGAGAGTTATCGGAAGTGGGAATTATACCAGAAGAATGGGGTGGAGATACTGTTTTTGTAGACGTATCTGCCAAGACTGGGCAAGGAGTTGATGAGCTTCTTGATATGGTTATGCTTGTGGCAGACATGCTGGAGTTAAAAGCCAATCCAGACAAAAAGGCTAAGGGTACTATTATAGAATCGAGACTAGACAAACAGAAAGGTCCAGTAGCCACTGTGCTTGTTACGGAAGGTACTTTGAAGGTAGGGGATATATTTGCGGTGGGCGCCACTTACGGTAGAGTAAGGGCTATGATGGACAGTCTTAGCCATAGAGTAAAACAAGCGATGCCTTCTATGGCTGTAGAGATCATAGGCTTTGAAGAAGTGCCGGAGGCTGGAGATGTGTTAAAGGTTGTAGATTCTGAAAAGCAGGCTAAAGAACTTGCTCAAATAAGGAAAATGGCCAAAGAGCAAGAGAAAAACAAAGAGCTTGGTATATCTTTAGATGATATATTTAAGAAAATCAAAGAGGGTGAAGTAAAAGAGCTTAAACTTATAGTCAAAGCTGATGCCGTAGGTTCTTTGGAAGCCATTAAAAAATCTTTGTCAGATATAAAAACCTCAGAAGTTAGCATAAAGGTAATCCATGAAGGCGTAGGTTCTATTACCGAAGGCGATGTAATGCTTGCAAAAGCTGCAAAGGCAATAATACTTGGTTTTAATGTGAGACCAGATGCCAAAGCAAAAGAAGCCGCTGAAAGAGAGAAAGTTGATATAAGGGTTTATGGTATCATATACGAGCTTTTAGACGATGTGAAGAAAGCCATAAGCGGTATGCTTTCTCCGGTGAAGAAAGAAATTACACTTGGCCTTGCTGAAGTAAGAGCTACTTTTAAAGTAAAGGGCGCTGGTACTGTAGCTGGTTGTTATGTATTAGAGGGTAAAATTGTTAGAAATCAAAGAGCAAGACTTATAAGAAACGGTGTTGTAATATACGATGGTAAGATAGAGTCTTTAAAGCGTTTCAAAGAAGATGTAAACGAGGTAGCTAGAGGTTACGAATGCGGTATAAAGCTTGAGAACTACAACGATATAAAAATGAAAGATGAAATAGAATGCTATGAAATAAAGGAAGAGAAGCAAACCCTTTAA
- the atpA gene encoding F0F1 ATP synthase subunit alpha: MTLAYDDALEILKSQLQSFETDIKMEEVGVVYAVGDGVARAYGLDNVMANELLEFDSGEAGLAFNLEEDNVGIIILGSESGIKEGSIVKRTGRILDAPVGEELVGRVIDPLGNPLDGKGPINAKHRSPVEKIAPGIVKRKSVHEPLQTGIKAIDAMIPIGRGQRELIIGDRATGKTTVAIDTILNQKDTDVYCIYVAIGQKKSTTARIIELLEREGAMKYTTVVVASATDPAPLQYLAPFTGCTIGEYFRDNGKHALIVYDDLSKHAEAYRQLSLLVRRPPGREAYPGDVFYLHSRLLERAAKLYDELGAGSLTALPIIETKAGDVSAYIPTNVISITDGQIYLEPDLFNKGIRPAINVGLSVSRVGGSAQIKAMKQVAGTLRLDLAQFRELEAFMQFASDLDKATQDTINRGLRLVELLKQGPYSPIPVEKQVIAIYAGTNGYLDDIPVSSVRKFEMELYGFLDANFKDLLDELKTKKAIDDSVKSKLKTALDKFKASFIP; encoded by the coding sequence ATGACACTTGCTTACGACGACGCTTTGGAGATACTGAAATCTCAGCTTCAAAGCTTTGAAACAGACATAAAGATGGAAGAGGTTGGCGTAGTTTATGCTGTAGGTGATGGTGTTGCAAGAGCCTACGGTCTTGACAACGTTATGGCCAACGAGCTTTTGGAATTTGACAGTGGTGAGGCTGGACTCGCTTTTAACCTTGAAGAAGACAACGTTGGTATCATAATACTTGGTTCAGAGTCTGGTATAAAAGAAGGCAGTATAGTAAAGCGTACGGGTAGAATATTGGACGCTCCTGTGGGCGAAGAACTTGTAGGTAGAGTTATAGATCCATTAGGTAATCCACTAGATGGCAAAGGCCCCATCAATGCAAAGCATAGGAGCCCAGTAGAAAAGATAGCTCCGGGTATAGTGAAAAGAAAGTCTGTTCACGAACCTCTTCAAACAGGTATAAAAGCTATAGACGCTATGATACCAATAGGTAGAGGGCAAAGAGAGCTTATAATAGGAGATAGGGCCACAGGTAAAACCACTGTTGCTATAGACACCATACTTAACCAAAAAGATACAGATGTATATTGTATATATGTGGCCATAGGTCAAAAGAAATCTACTACTGCCCGCATCATAGAGCTTCTTGAAAGGGAAGGGGCTATGAAATATACCACCGTTGTAGTGGCTTCTGCCACGGACCCAGCTCCTTTGCAATATTTGGCACCATTTACTGGTTGTACAATAGGCGAGTATTTTAGAGACAACGGTAAACATGCTCTCATCGTTTACGATGACCTATCAAAACATGCCGAAGCTTACAGACAGCTTTCTTTGTTGGTAAGACGTCCTCCCGGAAGAGAAGCTTATCCTGGTGATGTATTCTATCTACACTCAAGGCTATTGGAAAGAGCGGCTAAGCTATACGATGAGCTTGGCGCAGGTTCTTTGACAGCTCTTCCTATCATAGAAACAAAGGCTGGTGATGTGTCGGCTTACATACCAACAAACGTTATATCTATTACAGATGGTCAGATATACTTAGAGCCAGACCTTTTTAACAAAGGTATAAGACCAGCTATCAACGTAGGTCTTTCTGTTTCAAGGGTTGGCGGTAGTGCTCAGATAAAAGCTATGAAGCAAGTGGCTGGTACTTTGAGGCTTGACTTAGCTCAGTTTAGAGAATTGGAAGCTTTTATGCAGTTTGCTTCTGATTTGGATAAGGCTACTCAAGACACCATCAATAGAGGTTTAAGGCTTGTAGAATTGTTAAAGCAAGGTCCTTACAGTCCTATACCTGTAGAAAAGCAAGTAATAGCTATATACGCAGGTACAAACGGTTACCTTGACGATATACCTGTGTCATCTGTAAGAAAGTTTGAAATGGAGTTGTATGGATTTTTAGATGCAAACTTCAAAGACCTCTTAGATGAGTTAAAAACCAAAAAAGCTATAGATGATTCTGTAAAATCTAAGCTAAAAACAGCTTTAGACAAATTTAAGGCAAGCTTTATTCCATGA
- the atpH gene encoding ATP synthase F1 subunit delta has protein sequence MKVNKELARKLSKKIVFSVPKDKESLSAVSDFLGLLGVLYKKEPKFRDFVLSPFVSNEQKKLFIKSLIQKGNIPKEIEFFVDELIDLNLLRIVGEIKRLFDYESEKILSIYKGKLIFAKEPVKELVDEIIQRVEKVLNRKIEPEISVNEALIGGFELRLSGLVLDTSVRSVLQNLSNKVKSL, from the coding sequence ATGAAGGTAAACAAGGAGTTGGCTAGAAAGCTGTCAAAGAAGATTGTTTTTTCCGTTCCAAAAGACAAAGAATCTCTTAGCGCAGTATCTGATTTTTTAGGGCTTTTAGGGGTATTATACAAAAAAGAACCTAAGTTTAGAGATTTTGTTTTGTCTCCTTTTGTGTCAAATGAGCAGAAAAAACTTTTTATAAAAAGTCTTATACAAAAGGGTAATATACCAAAAGAAATAGAGTTTTTTGTGGATGAACTTATTGACTTAAACCTTCTTAGAATTGTTGGTGAGATTAAAAGGTTGTTTGATTACGAATCTGAAAAGATATTGTCTATTTATAAAGGTAAACTTATCTTTGCCAAAGAGCCCGTCAAAGAGCTTGTAGACGAAATAATACAAAGAGTTGAAAAGGTTTTAAATAGAAAGATAGAGCCAGAAATATCTGTTAACGAAGCTCTGATAGGTGGCTTTGAATTAAGGCTCTCTGGATTGGTGCTTGATACATCTGTAAGAAGTGTTTTGCAAAATTTATCCAATAAAGTTAAAAGCTTATAA
- a CDS encoding ATP synthase F0 subunit B, with protein MSNYVFENIWKAVNVILFFALVYKFAGKQIKDMFEKAYKSFISQVEEPLSKLLSNRETVSLAKKEVEEARKKYEKALENQRILAKEQYDEILSHAKMVAENIEKMGKEIVEVEANRLKSQLISGLSSSLISKAEVKLKEAFKDEKVEVSYIKSRLERLGK; from the coding sequence ATGTCTAACTATGTATTTGAAAATATATGGAAAGCTGTTAACGTAATATTATTTTTTGCTTTAGTTTATAAGTTTGCCGGTAAGCAAATAAAAGATATGTTTGAGAAAGCTTACAAATCATTTATATCTCAAGTAGAAGAACCTCTTTCTAAGCTTTTATCCAATAGAGAGACTGTGTCTTTGGCAAAGAAAGAAGTTGAAGAAGCAAGAAAGAAATATGAAAAAGCTCTTGAAAATCAAAGGATACTTGCAAAAGAACAATACGATGAGATACTGTCTCATGCGAAGATGGTGGCCGAGAACATAGAGAAGATGGGTAAAGAAATAGTAGAGGTAGAAGCCAACAGACTAAAGTCTCAACTTATATCTGGACTTAGTTCATCTTTGATATCAAAAGCAGAGGTGAAGCTAAAAGAGGCTTTTAAAGATGAGAAGGTAGAAGTTTCTTATATAAAGTCAAGGCTTGAGAGGTTAGGTAAATGA